A genomic window from Xenorhabdus cabanillasii includes:
- a CDS encoding type II toxin-antitoxin system YafO family toxin — MVRIFTHRGLKEALGEQKTKALVNDFRAYKEGKGLPITFGRDVPYQFTHNRSYLELQHLHFKEKGFPLRLIQFRRTSGYFLVYCPGFFDSNTYLLIAIIKHWDHNNPNHVAETDRDINLMNDLEKIAEGFRERY; from the coding sequence GTGGTAAGAATATTCACGCACCGTGGTTTGAAAGAGGCTTTAGGCGAACAAAAAACGAAAGCTTTGGTTAACGATTTTCGTGCTTATAAGGAAGGGAAAGGCTTACCCATCACCTTTGGCCGAGACGTTCCCTATCAATTCACACATAACCGTTCGTATCTTGAATTGCAACATTTGCATTTCAAAGAAAAAGGATTTCCTCTCAGACTGATCCAATTTAGACGAACCAGCGGTTATTTTTTAGTTTATTGCCCTGGTTTTTTCGACAGCAATACTTATCTATTAATCGCGATTATCAAACATTGGGATCACAACAACCCAAATCATGTAGCAGAGACGGATAGAGATATCAACTTAATGAATGATCTGGAAAAAATCGCAGAAGGATTTCGGGAAAGATATTGA
- a CDS encoding antitoxin translates to MLQKVLCGYTTAISKFKSNPSAALAEAKGDAIAVSSNNQIQFYAVPAALFEEMSAFCEYAQRGNTELKSIPANFTGEGLNMNKITSKMAERIKKGSTPEDYEEWS, encoded by the coding sequence ATGTTACAGAAAGTCCTGTGTGGCTACACTACAGCTATCAGTAAGTTTAAATCTAACCCCAGTGCCGCATTAGCAGAAGCCAAAGGAGATGCTATTGCCGTTTCATCCAACAACCAAATCCAATTCTACGCAGTTCCTGCCGCACTTTTTGAGGAAATGAGTGCATTTTGCGAATATGCGCAACGAGGAAATACTGAACTGAAAAGTATTCCTGCCAACTTTACTGGAGAAGGCCTAAATATGAATAAAATCACCTCTAAGATGGCTGAAAGAATCAAAAAAGGAAGTACGCCCGAAGATTACGAAGAATGGTCTTGA
- the potA gene encoding spermidine/putrescine ABC transporter ATP-binding protein PotA: MTENTSLIPLVELKALSKGFDSKQVISQLDLTINDGEFLTILGPSGCGKTTVLRLIAGLEDADSGKILLEGQDITDIPAEHRHVNTVFQSYALFPHMTVFENVAFGLRMQKTPEKEIVPRVEEALRMVQLEEFAQRKPAQLSGGQQQRVAIARAVVNKPKVLLLDESLSALDYKLRKQMQNELKALQRKLGITFIFVTHDQEEALVMSDRIVVMRDGHIEQDGTPREIYEEPKNLFVARFIGEINIFDAKVLHRVDEQRIRADVEGHECDIFTSLPVTAGQTLKVLLRPEDLRVEEINDGEQVSGLIGYVRERNYKGMTLDSVVEMENGKMVMVSEFFNEDDPDVDHSLNQKIAVTWVESWEVVLVDEEDA, encoded by the coding sequence ATGACTGAGAATACCTCTCTGATACCGCTCGTTGAACTAAAAGCCTTGAGTAAGGGCTTCGACAGCAAACAAGTTATTTCACAGCTCGATCTGACAATCAATGATGGCGAGTTCTTGACCATTCTTGGGCCATCCGGTTGTGGCAAAACCACAGTACTTCGTCTGATCGCCGGGCTGGAAGATGCCGATAGCGGCAAAATTTTACTGGAAGGGCAGGATATTACCGATATTCCGGCTGAGCACCGTCACGTTAATACGGTTTTCCAGAGTTATGCCCTGTTCCCCCACATGACCGTATTTGAAAATGTTGCCTTTGGGCTACGTATGCAAAAAACACCGGAAAAAGAGATTGTTCCGCGGGTTGAAGAAGCATTACGTATGGTGCAGCTTGAAGAGTTTGCCCAGCGTAAACCCGCACAGCTTTCCGGCGGGCAGCAGCAACGTGTGGCGATTGCCCGTGCGGTTGTGAACAAACCGAAGGTTCTTCTGTTAGATGAATCGCTGTCGGCGCTCGATTATAAGCTGCGTAAGCAGATGCAGAACGAGTTGAAAGCGCTCCAGCGTAAACTTGGTATTACCTTTATTTTCGTGACGCATGATCAGGAAGAAGCGCTGGTGATGTCTGACCGTATTGTGGTTATGCGTGATGGACATATTGAACAGGATGGCACACCCAGAGAGATCTACGAAGAGCCGAAAAATCTGTTTGTTGCCCGCTTTATCGGTGAAATCAATATCTTTGATGCCAAAGTATTACATCGTGTTGATGAGCAACGCATACGTGCTGATGTGGAAGGTCATGAATGTGATATTTTCACGTCTCTGCCAGTAACCGCCGGACAGACGTTGAAGGTACTGCTACGCCCGGAAGATTTGCGTGTAGAGGAGATCAACGATGGTGAGCAGGTGTCAGGTCTGATTGGTTATGTACGTGAACGTAACTACAAAGGCATGACGCTGGATTCTGTGGTCGAAATGGAAAACGGCAAAATGGTCATGGTGAGTGAGTTCTTCAATGAAGATGATCCCGATGTTGACCATTCCCTGAACCAGAAGATTGCTGTCACTTGGGTAGAAAGCTGGGAGGTTGTGCTGGTCGATGAAGAAGACGCGTAA
- the potB gene encoding spermidine/putrescine ABC transporter permease PotB yields the protein MKKTRKLFQNIVITGMVFWLMLFVFLPNLMIIGTSFLTRDDANLVQMVFSLDNYTRLFDPLYAEVLVHSLNMAIVATLCCLVIGYPFAFFMARMPKKLRPLLLFLLILPFWTNSLIRIYGLKMFLSTRGYMNDFLLWTGIIDKPLRLMYTPEAVVLGLVYILLPFMVMPLYSSIEKLDKSCLEAARDLGAGKLQTFVRIIIPLTMPGIIAGCLLVLLPAMGLFYVADLMGGAKNLLIGNVIKSQFLNIRDWPFGAATSICLTLVMGLMLWIYYRAAKLLNKKVELE from the coding sequence ATGAAGAAGACGCGTAAACTATTCCAGAATATTGTCATTACAGGCATGGTTTTTTGGCTGATGCTGTTTGTTTTTCTGCCGAACTTGATGATTATCGGAACCAGCTTTCTGACTCGTGATGATGCTAATCTGGTACAGATGGTCTTTTCGCTGGATAACTATACCCGCTTGTTCGATCCGCTATATGCCGAGGTGCTGGTGCACTCGCTGAATATGGCTATAGTCGCAACGTTATGTTGTCTGGTGATTGGTTATCCATTTGCCTTTTTTATGGCGCGGATGCCGAAAAAGCTGCGCCCACTGCTGTTGTTCCTGCTTATCCTGCCATTCTGGACGAATTCTTTAATCCGTATTTATGGTTTGAAGATGTTTCTCAGTACTCGCGGTTATATGAATGATTTTTTGCTGTGGACTGGGATTATTGATAAACCACTGCGCCTTATGTATACCCCTGAAGCTGTGGTGTTGGGTCTGGTTTATATTCTGCTGCCATTTATGGTGATGCCTCTCTATTCCAGTATTGAGAAGCTGGATAAATCTTGTCTGGAAGCGGCACGTGATCTGGGAGCAGGGAAATTGCAGACTTTTGTCCGCATCATCATACCGCTGACTATGCCGGGTATTATTGCTGGCTGCCTGTTGGTGCTGCTGCCTGCGATGGGGCTGTTCTATGTGGCTGATTTGATGGGTGGAGCGAAAAACCTGCTGATTGGTAATGTGATTAAAAGTCAGTTCCTCAACATTCGCGACTGGCCGTTTGGTGCGGCAACCAGTATCTGTCTGACGCTGGTTATGGGGCTGATGTTATGGATTTACTATCGTGCGGCTAAGCTGCTGAACAAGAAGGTGGAACTGGAATGA
- the potC gene encoding spermidine/putrescine ABC transporter permease PotC, whose product MIGRLLRGGFMTIVYAYLYIPIIILLVSSFNQSRFGISWQGFTTEWYSLLFSNDSLLQAAGHSLTMAVVSATFATMIGSLTAVALYRYSFRGKKFVSGMLFVVMMSPDIVMAISLLVLFMLLGVSLGFWSLLFSHITFCLPFVVVTVYSRLKDFDVKMLEAARDLGASELTILRKIILPLAMPAVMAGWLLSFTLSMDDVVVSSFVTGPGYEILPLKIYSMVKVGVSPEVNALAAILLAMSLVLVLISQFVMRDRTGKS is encoded by the coding sequence ATGATCGGACGCCTGTTGCGCGGTGGTTTTATGACCATCGTTTACGCTTACCTGTATATCCCGATTATTATTCTGCTGGTAAGTTCGTTTAACCAGTCACGCTTTGGCATTAGTTGGCAGGGGTTCACGACAGAATGGTACAGCCTGTTATTCAGTAATGACAGTTTGCTGCAAGCCGCAGGGCATTCCCTGACAATGGCGGTTGTTTCCGCCACATTTGCTACGATGATTGGTTCATTGACTGCGGTTGCCCTGTATCGTTATTCATTCCGTGGCAAAAAGTTTGTTAGCGGTATGCTGTTTGTGGTGATGATGTCGCCGGATATTGTGATGGCGATTTCATTGCTGGTGCTGTTTATGCTGCTGGGCGTTTCACTGGGATTCTGGTCACTACTGTTTTCTCACATCACCTTTTGTTTACCGTTTGTGGTGGTGACTGTCTATTCCCGTCTGAAAGATTTTGATGTCAAAATGCTGGAAGCAGCCCGCGATTTAGGCGCGAGTGAACTGACTATCCTGCGTAAGATTATCCTGCCGTTGGCAATGCCAGCAGTTATGGCGGGATGGTTGCTGAGTTTTACCCTGTCGATGGATGATGTAGTTGTTTCTTCATTTGTGACGGGGCCGGGTTATGAAATCCTGCCACTTAAGATCTATTCAATGGTAAAAGTGGGAGTTTCACCGGAAGTAAACGCATTAGCTGCTATTTTATTGGCTATGTCACTGGTATTAGTGCTGATTAGCCAATTTGTGATGCGTGATCGTACAGGTAAGTCTTAG
- the potD gene encoding spermidine/putrescine ABC transporter substrate-binding protein PotD — MKKWFYLLAAGMMALSIGSVNAAVADDGKTLYFYNWTEYVPPGLLNQFTKETGIRVIYSTYESNESMYTKLKTYKDGAYDLVVPSTYFISKMSKEGMLQKIDTSKLSNFHNLDPNLLHKSFDPKNEYSIPYIWGATTIGVNSDSIDPKTITSWADFWKPEYKNSLVLTDDAREVFQIALLKLGYSGNTTNPKEIAAAYNELQKLMPNVLAFNSDNPANPFVEGEVDVGMMWPGSAYVARQSGTPIEIIWPKEGGIFWMDSLAIPANAKNVDGAIKLIDFLLRPEIAAQVAEKTGYATPNLAAKKLLPAAVSGDKSLYPDEAMIQKGEWQSDVGNANVLYENYFQKLKAGQ, encoded by the coding sequence ATGAAAAAGTGGTTCTATCTGTTAGCCGCTGGGATGATGGCATTAAGCATTGGTTCGGTGAATGCTGCTGTCGCTGATGATGGCAAGACACTCTATTTTTACAACTGGACTGAATATGTTCCGCCTGGTTTGCTCAACCAGTTCACTAAAGAAACTGGGATTAGGGTGATTTATTCCACCTATGAATCCAATGAGAGCATGTATACCAAGCTGAAAACCTATAAAGATGGGGCTTATGATTTAGTTGTGCCATCCACTTACTTTATCTCCAAAATGAGTAAAGAAGGGATGTTGCAAAAAATCGATACAAGCAAACTCAGCAATTTCCATAATCTTGATCCTAATCTGCTGCATAAGTCTTTTGACCCGAAAAACGAATATTCCATCCCTTATATTTGGGGAGCGACTACTATTGGTGTCAACAGCGACAGTATCGATCCCAAGACCATTACTTCCTGGGCTGATTTCTGGAAGCCTGAATACAAAAATAGTTTGGTATTGACAGATGATGCCCGTGAAGTTTTCCAGATCGCGCTGTTGAAACTGGGCTACTCCGGTAATACAACCAATCCGAAAGAGATTGCAGCGGCGTATAATGAACTGCAAAAGCTAATGCCAAATGTACTGGCATTCAATTCTGATAACCCTGCTAATCCATTTGTGGAAGGTGAAGTTGATGTCGGCATGATGTGGCCGGGTTCTGCATATGTTGCACGTCAGTCAGGAACACCTATTGAGATTATCTGGCCGAAAGAAGGCGGTATTTTCTGGATGGATAGCCTGGCTATTCCGGCAAATGCTAAGAATGTCGATGGAGCAATAAAGCTGATTGACTTCCTGCTGCGCCCGGAGATTGCAGCGCAGGTTGCTGAAAAAACTGGCTATGCGACACCAAACCTGGCTGCGAAAAAACTGCTGCCAGCCGCTGTGTCAGGGGATAAATCACTGTATCCTGATGAGGCAATGATCCAGAAAGGGGAATGGCAAAGCGACGTTGGCAATGCTAATGTCCTGTATGAAAACTATTTCCAAAAACTAAAAGCGGGTCAGTGA
- a CDS encoding 5-bromo-4-chloroindolyl phosphate hydrolysis family protein, producing MGRLLRNGFIVDTIKAFIKRLLIHVIGLFTSSIVIGITTNSKLWEGIYNSSIEGLIVFSNYIGMVALWPPRNEHSSNVRQSFIIVLLLILCAFANLLPVFILLTGLAMLLIKSIGKQSVKGGRFVLLIIGCLTLVSALIKYFQLFPTWFCITYAVLLFAACNFERKKLNEEIKKVEDEIKKAAEEATRKTIVKNNEQEEENTPDAFKEYYHQLALIMAHQPNVSLDMQPYLGKIEEKTRAIIACMKEDERDIPQGTTFLNRYLPMIKNAVESFTTLKQHQANSQQFQEAKLLTLQSLQEMSVAFSEMHQNLLSNNVDDLMADLKSMNQLVRAQGFELKK from the coding sequence ATGGGAAGGCTTTTAAGGAATGGCTTTATTGTGGATACCATAAAAGCATTTATTAAGCGCTTGTTAATTCATGTCATAGGGCTGTTTACTAGCTCTATAGTCATTGGTATAACAACGAATTCGAAACTTTGGGAAGGGATTTATAACTCATCTATTGAAGGACTCATTGTTTTCTCTAATTATATTGGCATGGTTGCTCTTTGGCCTCCTCGTAATGAGCATAGTTCCAACGTTCGGCAATCTTTCATTATCGTATTACTGTTGATATTGTGTGCGTTTGCCAATTTACTGCCTGTGTTCATTCTACTGACAGGTCTTGCTATGTTGCTTATCAAATCCATTGGTAAGCAATCAGTAAAAGGTGGGCGGTTTGTTCTATTGATAATAGGATGTCTTACTCTCGTCTCAGCATTGATAAAATATTTTCAACTATTTCCAACCTGGTTCTGTATCACATATGCTGTTCTACTTTTTGCAGCCTGTAATTTTGAGCGAAAAAAACTCAATGAAGAAATAAAAAAAGTTGAGGATGAGATAAAAAAAGCAGCAGAAGAGGCCACAAGAAAAACAATTGTTAAAAACAACGAGCAGGAAGAAGAAAATACACCAGATGCTTTTAAAGAATATTATCATCAATTGGCTTTAATCATGGCCCACCAGCCTAATGTTTCGCTTGATATGCAGCCTTATCTTGGGAAAATTGAGGAAAAAACCCGTGCCATCATTGCCTGTATGAAAGAAGATGAACGGGATATCCCACAGGGAACAACATTTCTTAACCGCTATTTACCTATGATAAAGAATGCGGTGGAATCTTTCACAACACTTAAACAACATCAGGCTAACAGCCAGCAGTTTCAAGAAGCTAAATTATTAACCTTGCAGAGTTTGCAGGAGATGAGTGTCGCATTCAGTGAAATGCACCAAAATCTGTTAAGCAACAATGTCGATGATCTGATGGCTGATTTGAAATCGATGAACCAATTGGTACGCGCGCAGGGCTTTGAATTGAAAAAATAG
- a CDS encoding toxic anion resistance protein, with protein MNTESMPVPSFERQTSSTQLTDRIDQEKVNELIEKIDIFQPTAVISYGAKPMGEIARFADSLLENVRSKDTGAVGKKLSDLVMFVRENGPLTEEEKTSSFFRNLPLIGGLFKKAERAVIDSRTLTQQVDAITVHLDNAMTTLVRDINVLEQLYTRNLGFYKDITLYVEAGKQKLEQVRNELLPELRMKAEMSKDMMDAQSVKDLMENITRFERRIHDLELSKAVAIQTAPQIRIVQSNNQQLAEKIQSSILTTLPIWKSQLVLQLSLETQGKAAKLQKEVSDTTNELLRRNAEILQQNSIAVATEVERSIIDAETLREVQDRLVNTIEETMRIASDAKSKRAQVEVELANMEENLRQRLNAAVTKYQ; from the coding sequence ATGAATACGGAATCTATGCCTGTACCATCGTTCGAACGCCAAACCAGCTCTACACAATTAACGGATCGGATTGATCAGGAAAAAGTCAACGAACTGATAGAAAAAATTGATATTTTCCAACCAACTGCGGTGATTAGCTATGGTGCTAAACCTATGGGCGAAATTGCCCGCTTTGCTGATTCTTTATTGGAGAATGTCCGTTCAAAAGACACCGGAGCGGTTGGTAAAAAATTATCTGATTTGGTCATGTTTGTGCGTGAGAATGGCCCACTGACCGAAGAAGAAAAAACGAGTAGTTTTTTCAGAAATCTTCCTCTGATTGGTGGCCTGTTCAAAAAAGCAGAACGCGCAGTTATTGATAGCAGAACCTTAACTCAACAGGTGGATGCAATTACCGTCCATCTTGATAATGCAATGACTACGCTGGTTCGGGATATTAATGTACTGGAACAGCTCTATACCCGCAATTTGGGTTTTTATAAAGACATTACACTCTATGTTGAAGCCGGTAAACAGAAGCTGGAACAGGTAAGAAACGAACTTCTGCCTGAACTGCGCATGAAAGCAGAGATGTCCAAAGACATGATGGATGCGCAGAGTGTGAAAGATCTGATGGAAAACATCACCCGGTTTGAACGCCGTATTCATGACCTGGAACTATCAAAAGCCGTAGCGATTCAGACTGCACCGCAAATCCGTATCGTACAGAGTAACAACCAGCAACTGGCCGAAAAAATCCAGAGCAGTATCTTAACTACCCTGCCGATCTGGAAAAGCCAGTTAGTATTGCAATTATCTTTGGAAACGCAAGGTAAAGCAGCCAAACTGCAAAAAGAAGTTAGCGATACCACGAATGAACTCCTGCGCAGAAATGCTGAAATTCTGCAACAAAACAGCATTGCAGTGGCAACAGAAGTTGAGCGCTCCATTATTGATGCTGAAACATTACGTGAAGTACAAGACCGTCTGGTCAATACAATTGAAGAAACCATGCGCATTGCTTCTGATGCGAAAAGCAAGCGTGCTCAGGTGGAAGTCGAACTTGCCAATATGGAAGAAAACCTGCGCCAGCGTTTAAACGCCGCAGTGACGAAATATCAATAA
- a CDS encoding DUF3761 domain-containing protein, which yields MKILKLSVAALLVLFSSAVLAAPTVSTDHTAKTATTVEKSAKTAENKVSSLEKKAGENSKKLTKKGNTKAKKGMNTALCKDGTYSKSKSRKGACSRHGGVAKWL from the coding sequence ATGAAAATCTTGAAGTTATCAGTTGCAGCATTACTGGTGTTGTTTTCAAGTGCAGTACTTGCAGCGCCCACAGTATCAACAGATCACACTGCCAAAACTGCCACAACAGTGGAAAAGAGTGCCAAAACGGCTGAAAATAAAGTTAGCTCGTTAGAAAAGAAAGCGGGTGAAAACAGTAAGAAATTAACGAAGAAAGGAAATACTAAAGCTAAAAAAGGTATGAATACTGCGCTTTGTAAAGATGGAACTTATAGTAAGAGTAAATCGCGTAAAGGTGCATGCTCACGTCACGGTGGTGTCGCTAAATGGTTATAG
- a CDS encoding protein bax, translated as MPSRMMRTTAVFAFFLSLIFTGLSNASTNSSKVKEYSHNGIKHHLPDLRKYPSGTPRKKAFLNIVVPVIDKHNQQIMQDRTWLLSHHKSHKWSVQDIRRLQRICTDYKMTCTLPKWVDWQQLLNRVDIIPTHFVATQAAAESGWGTSELALKNNNLFGMRCRSCGKAKGKIKGYSVYDSIEDSVIAYMKNMNTHRAYESLRTSRARQRIAQVPLNTGKLIDHLKGYSELGAGYNRYLHKVFNGNKELISQVQEYGK; from the coding sequence ATGCCCTCTCGAATGATGAGGACAACTGCGGTCTTCGCTTTCTTTCTCTCTTTAATCTTTACTGGATTGAGCAATGCTTCAACCAATAGCTCAAAAGTGAAAGAGTATTCTCACAATGGCATAAAGCATCATTTGCCTGATTTGCGAAAATACCCTTCAGGTACACCCAGGAAGAAAGCGTTTTTAAATATTGTTGTCCCTGTAATTGATAAGCATAATCAACAGATTATGCAAGACCGCACATGGCTCCTGTCGCACCATAAATCACATAAATGGTCTGTACAGGATATCAGGCGATTGCAGAGGATCTGCACAGATTACAAAATGACTTGTACCTTACCAAAATGGGTTGACTGGCAGCAGTTGTTGAATAGGGTTGATATTATTCCGACCCATTTCGTTGCTACTCAGGCTGCCGCAGAATCAGGATGGGGAACATCAGAACTTGCACTGAAAAATAATAACCTGTTTGGAATGCGTTGTCGCTCATGCGGCAAAGCTAAAGGGAAAATTAAAGGTTATTCAGTTTATGATTCGATTGAAGACTCTGTCATCGCCTATATGAAAAATATGAATACGCATCGTGCTTATGAGTCACTGCGTACTTCACGTGCAAGGCAGAGAATAGCACAAGTGCCACTTAATACCGGCAAACTGATCGATCATCTTAAAGGTTATTCCGAATTAGGTGCTGGCTATAATCGTTATTTACATAAAGTATTTAATGGCAATAAGGAATTAATTTCACAAGTACAGGAATACGGAAAGTGA
- the gntU gene encoding gluconate transporter, producing MSTLTLVLTAVGSVLLLLFLVMKARMHAFIALMLVSMGAGIFSGMPLEKIAQTMQNGMSGTLGFLAIVVALGAMFGKILHETGALDQIAVKLLGSFGEKRANYALGIAGLICALPLFFDVAIVLLIGVVFAVARRTGGNVVKLAVPLFAGVAAAAAFLVPGPAPMMLASQMGADFGWMILIGLSAAIPGMLLAGPVYGNFISKYVTLDLPKDLSTPSIGKNQMPSFVFSLSLVLFPLVLVGLKTIGARFVDKQSVLYQWLEFIGHPFTAILIACLVAIYGLAIRRGMSKEKVMDVCSAAIQPAGIILLVTGAGGVFKQVLIDSGVGPSLGNALIGVGLPIALACFILAGAVRVIQGSATVACLTTVGLILPVIGELGYSGAQMAALSVCIAGGSLIFSHVNDSGFWLFGKFTGATEGQTLKTWTIMETILGTTGAIVGMIYFAML from the coding sequence ATGAGTACATTAACGCTGGTGCTGACAGCTGTCGGCTCTGTTCTTCTGCTGCTGTTTTTGGTGATGAAGGCCCGAATGCACGCCTTTATCGCCTTGATGTTGGTTTCAATGGGAGCCGGTATTTTTTCCGGGATGCCATTAGAAAAAATCGCTCAAACTATGCAAAACGGTATGTCAGGCACATTGGGCTTCCTTGCTATTGTAGTCGCACTAGGAGCCATGTTTGGCAAAATCCTGCATGAAACAGGCGCACTTGATCAAATCGCCGTAAAATTACTGGGCAGCTTCGGTGAAAAACGGGCTAATTATGCGCTAGGTATTGCAGGCCTTATCTGTGCATTACCACTGTTTTTTGATGTAGCGATTGTACTGTTGATCGGCGTGGTTTTTGCTGTTGCACGTCGGACTGGCGGTAATGTGGTAAAACTGGCGGTTCCATTATTTGCTGGTGTGGCAGCGGCGGCGGCGTTTCTGGTGCCGGGGCCGGCTCCAATGATGCTGGCTTCTCAAATGGGAGCAGATTTTGGCTGGATGATCCTGATTGGCCTGAGTGCGGCAATTCCCGGTATGTTACTGGCTGGCCCAGTATACGGTAATTTCATCAGCAAATATGTCACTCTGGATTTACCCAAAGATCTGAGCACACCAAGCATTGGTAAGAATCAAATGCCTTCTTTTGTGTTCAGTCTGTCACTGGTGCTATTTCCATTAGTATTAGTCGGATTGAAAACCATTGGTGCCCGTTTTGTTGATAAACAATCTGTACTGTATCAGTGGCTGGAATTTATCGGTCATCCTTTCACCGCAATTTTAATTGCCTGTCTGGTGGCAATTTATGGCCTGGCAATTCGTCGTGGCATGAGCAAAGAAAAAGTAATGGATGTCTGCTCTGCGGCAATCCAACCAGCGGGTATTATCTTACTGGTCACAGGTGCGGGTGGCGTCTTCAAGCAAGTATTGATTGATTCCGGTGTAGGGCCTTCGTTGGGTAACGCGTTGATTGGTGTCGGCCTGCCAATCGCATTGGCATGTTTTATTCTGGCTGGCGCTGTACGTGTGATACAGGGCTCAGCCACTGTTGCCTGCCTGACCACTGTTGGCCTGATACTGCCTGTTATCGGTGAACTGGGTTATTCCGGTGCACAAATGGCAGCACTCTCTGTATGTATCGCTGGTGGCTCATTGATCTTCAGCCATGTCAATGATTCTGGTTTCTGGTTGTTCGGTAAATTTACCGGGGCAACAGAAGGACAGACCTTAAAAACATGGACAATCATGGAAACTATTTTAGGTACAACAGGAGCAATTGTCGGTATGATCTATTTCGCGATGCTGTGA
- the gntK gene encoding gluconokinase — MSDTQQPNHVFILMGVSGSGKSAVANGVAHKLDAAFLDGDFLHPRANIKKMAEGHALNDDDRQPWLEALNDAIFAMQRTNNVSLLVCSALKKRYRDILRNGNKNLSFLYMQGDFELIESRLKTRKGHFFKPQMLISQFEALEEPTSDEKDIHAIDIKPALDEVIKNTIKTIHHITKRH, encoded by the coding sequence ATGAGCGATACCCAGCAGCCAAACCATGTTTTTATATTGATGGGGGTATCCGGCAGTGGTAAATCTGCCGTTGCCAATGGTGTTGCCCATAAACTGGATGCTGCATTTTTAGATGGAGATTTCCTTCATCCCCGCGCCAATATTAAGAAAATGGCAGAAGGTCATGCCCTGAATGACGATGATCGTCAACCGTGGCTGGAAGCGCTTAATGATGCCATTTTTGCCATGCAACGTACCAATAACGTCTCTTTGCTGGTGTGTTCTGCCCTGAAAAAACGCTACCGGGATATTCTGCGTAACGGTAACAAAAACTTGTCATTCCTGTATATGCAGGGGGATTTTGAATTAATTGAAAGCCGCCTGAAAACACGTAAAGGACATTTTTTCAAACCACAAATGCTGATCTCCCAATTTGAGGCATTAGAAGAACCGACGAGTGATGAGAAAGATATCCATGCTATTGATATCAAACCAGCTCTTGATGAAGTAATTAAAAACACAATTAAAACAATCCACCATATTACTAAGAGGCATTAA